A single window of Intrasporangium calvum DSM 43043 DNA harbors:
- the rplJ gene encoding 50S ribosomal protein L10, with product MSKSDRTAAIAEIADKLRESGAAVLTEYRGLTVKQLSQLRNSIREHATYAVVKNTLTEKAAAEAGITAFEGQLQGPTAIAFVTGDPVEAAKGLRDFAKANPLLVIKAGVLDGKPLTAEEITKLADLESREVLLAKLAGAMKGSLTKAVYLFAAPLSQAVRTVDALRAKVEAESPATEAAPAAEAATDVAEGGDES from the coding sequence ATGAGCAAGTCCGATAGGACCGCTGCCATCGCCGAGATCGCGGACAAGCTCCGGGAGTCCGGCGCGGCCGTTCTCACCGAGTACCGCGGCCTGACCGTGAAGCAGCTCTCGCAGCTGCGCAACTCGATCCGAGAGCACGCAACCTACGCCGTGGTCAAGAACACGCTCACCGAGAAGGCTGCAGCGGAGGCCGGCATCACGGCTTTCGAGGGCCAGCTCCAGGGCCCGACTGCCATTGCCTTCGTCACCGGTGACCCGGTCGAAGCGGCCAAGGGTCTGCGTGACTTCGCCAAGGCAAACCCCCTCCTCGTGATCAAGGCTGGCGTCCTCGACGGCAAGCCGTTGACCGCCGAGGAGATCACGAAGCTCGCCGACCTTGAGTCGCGCGAGGTTCTCCTGGCCAAGCTGGCGGGGGCCATGAAGGGCTCCCTCACCAAGGCCGTTTACCTCTTTGCCGCTCCTCTCTCGCAGGCCGTTCGCACGGTCGACGCCCTGCGCGCGAAGGTCGAGGCAGAGAGCCCCGCCACGGAGGCCGCTCCGGCCGCCGAGGCAGCCACCGACGTCGCCGAGGGTGGCGACGAGAGCTGA
- a CDS encoding DUF3152 domain-containing protein, which translates to MRQQATSRPARPVRSLRRLRAQRALAAAAVAACLVANVWAVARAATDPGTSGAFTAMSRVSFDLGLQPVAGSTARTVSPDPSAPAEVVERGNGTLTPVAIPDEALRTAKDGRQVRISVETEGGLPVDAAEFAAAVATTLSDPRGWQQVDRVRFVAVSPADLAKGAEFDVRITLASPDTTDRLCAPLQTRGQVSCHNGGRAVINLRRWQLGAEAYGDDVAAYREYVVNHEVGHGLGHGHASCAGPGKVAPVMMQQTHGLKGCIAWAWPAQQTA; encoded by the coding sequence ATGCGACAGCAGGCGACGTCACGGCCTGCCCGACCCGTGCGATCCCTGCGCCGGCTGCGTGCTCAACGAGCCCTGGCCGCGGCGGCGGTCGCGGCCTGCCTCGTCGCCAACGTCTGGGCCGTCGCCAGGGCCGCGACCGACCCGGGCACGAGCGGGGCGTTCACGGCGATGAGCCGGGTGTCCTTCGACCTCGGGCTCCAGCCGGTGGCGGGGAGCACGGCGAGGACGGTGTCACCCGACCCGTCGGCTCCCGCAGAGGTGGTCGAGCGTGGCAACGGGACGCTGACGCCCGTGGCCATCCCGGACGAGGCCCTGCGGACGGCGAAGGACGGCCGTCAGGTGCGGATCAGCGTGGAGACCGAGGGCGGCCTGCCGGTCGACGCCGCGGAGTTCGCCGCAGCCGTCGCCACCACCTTGTCGGACCCCCGCGGCTGGCAGCAGGTCGACCGGGTGCGGTTCGTGGCGGTCTCCCCCGCCGATCTCGCGAAGGGCGCCGAGTTCGACGTCCGCATCACCCTCGCGAGCCCCGACACCACGGACCGGCTCTGCGCGCCGCTGCAGACGCGGGGCCAGGTCAGCTGCCACAACGGTGGCCGCGCCGTGATCAACCTCCGCCGTTGGCAGCTCGGGGCCGAAGCCTACGGCGACGACGTGGCCGCCTACCGGGAGTACGTCGTCAACCACGAGGTGGGCCACGGACTCGGCCACGGGCACGCGTCCTGCGCCGGCCCCGGGAAGGTGGCGCCGGTGATGATGCAGCAGACCCACGGCCTCAAGGGCTGCATCGCCTGGGCGTGGCCGGCTCAGCAGACCGCCTGA
- the rplA gene encoding 50S ribosomal protein L1 translates to MKRSKNYRAAAGLVTPGKVYPPLEAVRVAKQTAKAKYDETVEVAMRLGVDPRKADQAVRGTVNLPHGTGKTARVLVFANAEKAEAAREAGADYVGSDDMIEKITGGWLDFDAVVATPDMMGKVGRLGKVLGPRGLMPNPKTGTVTMDVAKAVTDIKGGKIEFRVDKHANLHFIIGKASFDEKALVENYAAALEEILRLKPSSSKGRYIEKATISTTMGPGIPLDFSKTRNLLVEEDAQA, encoded by the coding sequence ATGAAGCGCAGCAAGAACTACCGCGCCGCCGCCGGGCTCGTCACGCCCGGCAAGGTCTACCCCCCGCTCGAGGCGGTCCGCGTCGCGAAGCAGACGGCGAAGGCCAAGTACGACGAGACGGTCGAGGTCGCGATGCGCCTCGGTGTCGACCCGCGCAAGGCCGACCAGGCCGTCCGCGGCACGGTCAACCTGCCGCACGGCACGGGCAAGACCGCCCGCGTCCTCGTCTTCGCGAACGCCGAGAAGGCCGAGGCGGCCCGTGAGGCCGGCGCGGACTATGTCGGCTCGGACGACATGATCGAGAAGATCACGGGCGGCTGGCTCGACTTCGACGCCGTCGTCGCGACCCCGGACATGATGGGCAAGGTCGGCCGGCTGGGCAAGGTCCTCGGCCCGCGCGGTCTCATGCCGAACCCCAAGACCGGCACCGTGACGATGGACGTGGCCAAGGCCGTCACCGACATCAAGGGCGGCAAGATCGAGTTCCGCGTCGACAAGCACGCGAACCTCCACTTCATCATCGGCAAGGCGTCCTTCGACGAGAAGGCACTCGTCGAGAACTACGCCGCCGCGCTCGAGGAGATCCTCCGGCTCAAGCCCTCCAGCTCGAAGGGCCGGTACATCGAGAAGGCGACCATCAGCACGACGATGGGCCCGGGCATCCCGCTCGACTTCAGCAAGACGCGCAACCTCCTCGTCGAGGAGGACGCACAGGCCTGA
- a CDS encoding LysE/ArgO family amino acid transporter: MPLLSPALSPALAGFGTGAGLIVAIGAQNAFVLRTGLARTWVLPVVLVCLVSDAVLIVAGVAGIGAVTARAPWALEVVRWLGVAFLVGYALLALRRAARPSALAAGDVGAGVGAGVDARVDAGVGAGVAARSARRAVLTAVALTWLNPHVYLDTMVLIGSLAATYGDPGRWTFGAGAALASAVWFPLIGFGAMRLGRFLTRPAAWRIVDSVIGIQLLVVAAALASPT; encoded by the coding sequence GTGCCACTGCTCTCCCCCGCCCTCTCCCCCGCGCTCGCCGGCTTCGGCACCGGCGCCGGCCTCATCGTGGCCATCGGCGCCCAGAACGCCTTCGTCCTGCGGACCGGGCTCGCTCGCACGTGGGTCCTGCCCGTCGTCCTCGTGTGCCTCGTGTCGGACGCCGTCCTCATCGTCGCCGGCGTCGCGGGAATCGGCGCGGTGACGGCGCGGGCGCCGTGGGCGCTCGAGGTCGTCCGGTGGCTCGGGGTCGCCTTCCTCGTCGGCTATGCCCTCCTCGCCCTCCGGCGCGCCGCCCGTCCCTCGGCGCTCGCCGCCGGGGACGTCGGTGCAGGGGTCGGTGCCGGAGTCGATGCGAGGGTCGATGCAGGGGTCGGTGCAGGGGTCGCGGCACGGTCCGCTCGGCGAGCCGTCCTCACGGCCGTGGCCCTGACCTGGCTCAACCCGCACGTCTACCTCGACACCATGGTCCTCATCGGCTCGCTCGCGGCCACGTACGGCGACCCGGGGAGGTGGACCTTCGGAGCCGGGGCGGCCCTCGCCAGCGCCGTGTGGTTCCCGCTGATCGGCTTCGGGGCGATGCGACTCGGCCGGTTCCTCACCCGACCGGCCGCGTGGCGGATCGTGGACTCGGTCATCGGGATCCAGCTGCTCGTCGTCGCGGCGGCCCTGGCCTCCCCCACCTGA
- the rplL gene encoding 50S ribosomal protein L7/L12 codes for MAKLSTAELLDAFKEMTLIELSEFVKLFEETFEVTAAAPVAVAAAGAPAAGDGGAAAEEEQDEFDVVLVAAGEKKIQVIKEVRALTSLGLKEAKDLVDGAPKAVLEKVDKAAAEKAKEQLEGAGATVELK; via the coding sequence ATGGCGAAGCTCAGCACCGCAGAGCTCCTTGACGCTTTCAAGGAGATGACCCTGATCGAGCTCTCCGAGTTCGTCAAGCTGTTCGAGGAGACCTTCGAGGTCACCGCTGCTGCCCCGGTCGCCGTTGCGGCTGCCGGCGCCCCGGCCGCCGGCGACGGCGGCGCGGCCGCCGAGGAGGAGCAGGACGAGTTCGACGTCGTGCTCGTCGCCGCTGGTGAGAAGAAGATCCAGGTCATCAAGGAGGTCCGCGCGCTCACGAGCCTCGGCCTCAAGGAGGCCAAGGACCTCGTCGACGGCGCTCCCAAGGCCGTTCTCGAGAAGGTCGACAAGGCTGCCGCCGAGAAGGCCAAGGAGCAGCTCGAGGGCGCCGGCGCCACGGTCGAGCTCAAGTGA